A genomic region of Alnus glutinosa chromosome 11, dhAlnGlut1.1, whole genome shotgun sequence contains the following coding sequences:
- the LOC133882128 gene encoding eukaryotic initiation factor 4A-III homolog B isoform X2 produces the protein MADVGGTSVVRPNARRVSAPEEALEFETSREVEVVTSFDQMGIKDDLLRGIYNYGFEKPSAIQQRAVVPILHGRDVIAQAQSGTGKTSMIALTVCQKVDTATREVQALILSPTRELASQTEKVILAIGNYINIQVHACIGGKSMSEDIRKLEHGVHVVSGTPGRVCDMIKRRTLRTRHIKILVLDESDEMLSRGFKDQIYDLYRYLPPELQVCLISATLPHEILEMTNKFMTDPIRILVKRDELTLEVSNCCVISAAFECASGIWFKESSNFLLLLKGKSGSLILYVIFMTPLRSPKLLYSATQSER, from the exons ATGGCGGATGTGGGCGGAACCAGCGTGGTGCGGCCGAACGCGCGGCGAGTGAGCGCGCCGGAGGAGGCGCTGGAGTTCGAGACGTCGCGGGAGGTGGAGGTGGTGACCAGCTTCGACCAGATGGGCATCAAGGACGACCTGCTCCGCGGAATCTACAACTACGGCTTCGAGAAGCCCTCGGCGATCCAGCAGCGCGCCGTGGTGCCCATACTCCACGGCCGAGACGTTATAGCCCAGGCCCAGTCCGGCACGGGCAAGACCTCCATGATCGCCCTCACCGTTTGCCAGAAGGTCGATACTGCCACCAGAGA AGTCCAGGCCTTGATCCTGTCACCAACAAGGGAATTGGCATCTCAGACAGAGAAGGTGATTTTGGCAATTggtaattatataaatattcaaGTACATGCATGCATCGGAGGTAAGAGTATGAGTGAAGATATCAGAAAGTTAGAACATGGAGTTCATGTGGTGTCCGGAACTCCAGGCAGAGTGTGTGACATGATCAAGAGGAGAACACTGCGTacgagacatatcaaaatactAGTTCTT GATGAATCTGATGAGATGTTGAGCAGAGGGTTCAAGGATCAGATTTATGATCTGTACAGATATCTCCCACCAGAACttcag GTTTGCTTGATTTCTGCTACCCTTCCCCATGAAATTTTGGAGATGACAAACAAGTTTATGACAGATCCTATACGGATACTTGTGAAACGTGATGAGTTGACTCTGGAGGTAAGTAATTGTTGTGTGATATCAGCTGCCTTTGAATGCGCATCTGGAATTTGgttcaa GGAATCAAGCAATTTTTTGTTGCTGTTGAAAGGGAAGAGTGGAAGTTTGATACTCTATGTGATCTTTATGACACCCTTACGATCACCCAAGCTGTTATATTCTGCAACACAAAGCGAAAGGTAA
- the LOC133882128 gene encoding eukaryotic initiation factor 4A-3 isoform X1, whose product MADVGGTSVVRPNARRVSAPEEALEFETSREVEVVTSFDQMGIKDDLLRGIYNYGFEKPSAIQQRAVVPILHGRDVIAQAQSGTGKTSMIALTVCQKVDTATREVQALILSPTRELASQTEKVILAIGNYINIQVHACIGGKSMSEDIRKLEHGVHVVSGTPGRVCDMIKRRTLRTRHIKILVLDESDEMLSRGFKDQIYDLYRYLPPELQVCLISATLPHEILEMTNKFMTDPIRILVKRDELTLEGIKQFFVAVEREEWKFDTLCDLYDTLTITQAVIFCNTKRKVDWLTEKMRTNNFTVSSMHGDMPQRERDAIMAEFRAGQTRVLITTDVWARGLDVQQVSLVINYDLPNNRELYIHRIGRSGRFGRKGVAINFVKSDDIKILRDIEQYYSTQIDEMPMNVADLI is encoded by the exons ATGGCGGATGTGGGCGGAACCAGCGTGGTGCGGCCGAACGCGCGGCGAGTGAGCGCGCCGGAGGAGGCGCTGGAGTTCGAGACGTCGCGGGAGGTGGAGGTGGTGACCAGCTTCGACCAGATGGGCATCAAGGACGACCTGCTCCGCGGAATCTACAACTACGGCTTCGAGAAGCCCTCGGCGATCCAGCAGCGCGCCGTGGTGCCCATACTCCACGGCCGAGACGTTATAGCCCAGGCCCAGTCCGGCACGGGCAAGACCTCCATGATCGCCCTCACCGTTTGCCAGAAGGTCGATACTGCCACCAGAGA AGTCCAGGCCTTGATCCTGTCACCAACAAGGGAATTGGCATCTCAGACAGAGAAGGTGATTTTGGCAATTggtaattatataaatattcaaGTACATGCATGCATCGGAGGTAAGAGTATGAGTGAAGATATCAGAAAGTTAGAACATGGAGTTCATGTGGTGTCCGGAACTCCAGGCAGAGTGTGTGACATGATCAAGAGGAGAACACTGCGTacgagacatatcaaaatactAGTTCTT GATGAATCTGATGAGATGTTGAGCAGAGGGTTCAAGGATCAGATTTATGATCTGTACAGATATCTCCCACCAGAACttcag GTTTGCTTGATTTCTGCTACCCTTCCCCATGAAATTTTGGAGATGACAAACAAGTTTATGACAGATCCTATACGGATACTTGTGAAACGTGATGAGTTGACTCTGGAG GGAATCAAGCAATTTTTTGTTGCTGTTGAAAGGGAAGAGTGGAAGTTTGATACTCTATGTGATCTTTATGACACCCTTACGATCACCCAAGCTGTTATATTCTGCAACACAAAGCGAAAG GTGGATTGGCTAACTGAAAAGATGCGTACCAATAACTTCACTGTTTCATCAATGCATGGAGACATGCCTCAAAGGGAGAGAGATGCAATTATGGCAGAGTTTCGGGCCGGTCAAACCCGAGTACTGATAACGACAGATGTTTGGGCCCGAGGGCTTGATGTTCAACAG GTTTCCCTGGTGATCAATTATGACCTTCCAAACAATCGTGAGCTTTACATTCATCGGATTGGTCGTTCTGGTCGTTTTGGAAGAAAG GGTGTTGCAATAAACTTTGTGAAAAGTGACGACATTAAAATCCTAAGAGACATAGAGCAGTACTACAGTACTCAGATTGACGAGATGCCAATGAATGTTGCTGATCTGATATAA
- the LOC133882129 gene encoding 14-3-3-like protein 16R, with protein MAIPSPREINVYMAKVAEQAERYDDMADFLEKLVLENNKVRELSVEERNLLSVAYKNKVGARRSSWRMLQKELGRDNADQVALVREYRAKIESELSSICGGVLRLLDSHLLPSAYSAESKVFYLKMKGDYYRYLAEFKSGTDGKEDAENTLSAYKSAQEIAISELAPTHPIRLGLALNFSVFYYEILNSPDRACSLAKQAFDEAITDLDTLGEDSYKDSTLIMQLLRDNLTLWTSDMQDEGTDETKEAPSEQQQ; from the exons ATGGCGATCCCCTCACCCCGCGAGATAAACGTGTACATGGCGAAGGTGGCCGAGCAGGCGGAGCGCTACGATGATATGGCCGACTTCCTGGAGAAACTCGTACTGGAGAACAACAAAGTGAGGGAGCTGAGCGTGGAGGAGCGCAACCTGCTATCCGTGGCCTACAAGAACAAAGTCGGCGCCCGCCGCTCGTCCTGGCGGATGTTGCAGAAGGAGCTCGGCCGCGACAACGCCGACCAAGTCGCACTCGTCCGCGAGTACCGTGCCAAGATCGAGTCCGAGCTCTCCTCCATATGCGGCGGCGTTCTCCGCCTGCTCGACTCCCATCTCCTCCCCTCCGCCTACTCCGCCGAGTCCAAGGTCTTCTATCTCAAGATGAAGGGCGATTACTACCGGTACTTGGCCGAGTTCAAATCCGGCACCGACGGCAAAGAAGACGCCGAGAACACCCTCTCCGCCTACAAATCTGCTCAG GAAATTGCCATCTCTGAGCTGGCTCCAACTCATCCTATCCGGCTAGGACTGGCTCTGAACTTCTCTGTCTTTTACTACGAAATTCTAAACTCTCCTGATCGGGCTTGTAGCCTTGCCAAACAG GCTTTTGACGAAGCCATTACTGACCTGGACACGCTGGGAGAGGATTCATACAAGGATAGCACTTTGATAATGCAGCTTCTTCGTGATAATCTCACTTTGTGGACTTCGGATATGCAG GATGAAGGAACGGATGAGACCAAAGAAGCACCGAGTGAGCAGCAGCAGTGA
- the LOC133881757 gene encoding 14-3-3-like protein 16R → MFPNRPQMAIPSHREINVYMAKMAEQAERYDDMADFLEKLVLDNNKVRELSVEERNLLYVAYKNKVGARRSSWRTLQKELGRDNADQVALVREYRAKIESELSSICGGVLRLLDSHLLPSAYSAESKVFYLKMKGDYFRYLAEFKSGTDSKEDAENTLSAYKSAQEIAISELAPTHPIRLGLALNFSVFYYEILNSPDRACSLAKQAFDEAITDLDTLGEDSYKDSTLIMQLLRDNLTLWTSDMQDEGTDETKEAPSEQQQ, encoded by the exons ATGTTCCCCAATCGGCCCCAGATGGCGATCCCCTCACACCGCGAGATAAACGTGTACATGGCGAAGATGGCCGAGCAGGCGGAGCGCTACGATGATATGGCGGACTTCCTGGAGAAACTCGTACTGGATAACAACAAAGTGAGGGAGCTGAGCGTGGAGGAGCGCAACCTGCTGTACGTGGCCTACAAGAACAAAGTCGGCGCCCGCCGCTCGTCCTGGCGGACATTGCAGAAGGAGCTCGGCCGCGACAACGCCGACCAAGTCGCACTCGTCCGCGAGTACCGTGCCAAGATCGAGTCCGAGCTCTCCTCCATATGCGGCGGCGTTCTCCGCCTACTCGACTCCCATCTCCTCCCCTCCGCCTACTCCGCCGAGTCCAAGGTCTTCTATCTCAAGATGAAGGGCGATTATTTCCGGTACTTGGCCGAGTTCAAATCCGGCACCGACAGCAAAGAAGACGCCGAGAACACCCTCTCCGCCTACAAATCTGCTCAG GAAATTGCTATTTCTGAGCTGGCTCCAACTCATCCTATCCGGCTAGGACTGGCTCTGAACTTCTCTGTCTTTTACTACGAAATTCTAAACTCTCCTGATCGGGCTTGTAGCCTTGCCAAACAG GCTTTTGACGAAGCCATTACTGACCTGGACACGCTGGGAGAGGATTCATACAAGGATAGCACTTTGATAATGCAGCTTCTTCGTGATAATCTCACTTTGTGGACTTCGGATATGCAG GATGAAGGAACGGATGAGACCAAAGAAGCACCGAGTGAGCAGCAGCAGTGA